A region of Necator americanus strain Aroian chromosome I, whole genome shotgun sequence DNA encodes the following proteins:
- a CDS encoding hypothetical protein (NECATOR_CHRI.G933.T1), protein MFSYGHGGWSLYRAWLSDQRKVRLLIEHERVVTMRYSNILGIRTAFGAGKTVVCGIIAGQWGSGGFSPLATVSNNAAIAQFAPTMLLNTTYKHLNILRFVSNSAAQEKPTLARVNTNKILVSLGETHFDRSTCD, encoded by the coding sequence ATGTTTAGCTATGGTCACGGAGGATGGAGCCTCTATCGTGCTTGGTTGTCCGATCAGAGAAAAGTAAGGCTGCTAATAGAACACGAACGTGTCGTCACGATGCGGTACAGTAACATCCTCGGTATTCGGACAGCTTTTGGTGCTGGCAAGACAGTCGTCTGTGGCATCATTGCGGGACAGTGGGGGTCAGGTGGATTTTCCCCTTTGGCCACAGTCAGTAACAATGCGGCGATCGCCCAGTTCGCACCAACGATGTTATTGAATACGACGTACAAGCACCTAAATATTCTGAGATTCGTGTCCAATTCAGCGGCTCAGGAGAAACCTACGCTTGCGCGGGTGAACACGAACAAGATACTCGTGTCACTCGGGGAGACGCACTTTGATAGGAGTACCTGCGATTGA